The Gadus chalcogrammus isolate NIFS_2021 chromosome 16, NIFS_Gcha_1.0, whole genome shotgun sequence DNA window AACTAGGGCTAATAACGGCAATTTCAATTGATTACAACTTGACTTGttggggttttataataacTGATTTTAGGTAATAGATGTATTTTGTGGTTCACATAAGTAAACCACTATTGTAACTTACTTAGCTTTGAATGAAATAATGTCAAATAGGTGAACCAGTTATTGGCAATCAAGGAAACAGCTAATAAATGACTTCCATCGATCAAACTTGTCCAAATAAGGTTATTTAGTCAGGTGGGTGCAGATGCTTCTCACCTTACAACTACCAAGCACAGAGAAGCAGTTCTACCCCTAGATATGTCCTTCACCACGAGCCTCCCCCGTTTGTGACATCATACAAAAACATGAATTAGTGTTTCTATAGCAATGCCTGTCGTAACCATGCCTACAACTCAAAGGAAGAACACCGAACTGCTAAGGATGCGTGCTCACGGTTGACTCTTGAAGAATTTCCATGCCTCTCTGTTTTCCgccactctcactctgtcttcacacacaaacgctcagTCATTCTCGTATTGTCACTGTTACAATAAGATGGGCTGGAAGTTTGTGAGTGGGCACTGGCTGGGAACGAGTTAAAGGGactcggagagagggagagggatgagagagaggtgCATTGTGATAGACATTCTCCCACAGTTGTGCCCTGTGGGACAGAGGAGCGGCAGGCAGATGGCTGTATTCAGTTGCACCATAGGTCAGCATACGCTCCCCAGAGACGACTTCTTGCACTATTGCCCTGTGAAGCATGAGGCACGGGCACAGAAAATAAAGTTGTGAGGGTTAAGTAGAAAAGAAGAGTTCGGGGGAGGGTGGTGTAGCTTAATGCATCTTCACGAAAATAGTTTTTCACTGGAAACTTTCCCCTTGTTCAGTTTCACTGTAGCAGCGCTGGATTGGCTCATCATTAAGATATTGGCCGGCATGGTGTTTATAAAAGGTGCTGGGTATGGAGGATGTCCTTTAGGTGTTTTATCATTGTTGCGGACACAAACCTGGCCGGCGACATCAGGGGTTGCACAGTTACAATGTACAAAATGATTAATATGGACAACACTCACTAGACATCTAGAGATAGTGGTAGGGACATAAGTCTTCAATAGAAACAAGGACCGATGTTGTACACAGAAAGATTCTGAGCTAATACACTTTGTAGATACATTGTATAGGCCTAATTAGTCTCCCCACAGAGATAAAAAGCATGTCCACTATAGCTACAAAGTTGGTGCACAAATAAACTGCCCTAAAATGTCGGTCCATTGTGGGCGCTACTATAATAATGCCCGAAGCATGTGTAAAAGTAAAGACCAATACACAAGCCATGTTTCCAACCACATTCAAATTAAAAGAACAGGAGACCTATTATGCTTCAACATTCTTTTAAACGAATTGCATTTAAGATATTACATTAGAAAGAAATTAAAATCTAagatgaaaatatttttttgtgtctTCCTCCCAAGAAAATATTACTAAATGTAGAGGAATCTTTTCACTGTTGTAAAACCCTGATCAATAGAGCCTGTGTCTCTCGGTACAAAAGACGTTCCGTGTCTGCTCTATGGATGCTGTACCTGAATtgtaagggttaggggtagaGTGAAACGTTTAAGAGAATGAatattacttttctttttttaccatCAACTTCTCTACCTCTTAACTCCTagtcttccccctcccccctctcccctgctgcctcccctgcctgtcccatcacccttccccctcctcagccTGCCAGCAAGTCCTCTTTATGAGTGGATTGGCCACATTGTGATGCAGGATAGTGGAGGTGGGATTTTGTAgtagtgatggggggggggggggggtgcgtgtaGGGCTATGCAGTGCTCAACAGCTGTTGCTCTCATTCTACACCCAGCCCCACCCActaccccccccaccatccctcCCCCTTACAGCCCCTCACCCAGGCCCCAGCTTTTCTCTCACTCCAACGGTCGGAGCATTTGCGGGTCTCGGAGTGTCTAAAGGGTTAGGGTCGGTTAGAGGCAGGGCCACTGAGTGTCTTAGAGGCAGTCTACAGCAGAGCACCCTCTTTATTCTCCCCCATTCTCTccatcccccaaccccccaattTACCTCGTTCTCTTTAAGCACTCTCCCTTTGTGCTCTTacccctgctctccccccctcctctctctctctctctctctctctcgctcccctcccTTGTCTGTCTCTTCTTTGCAACTTCTTCAACCTTTTTCCCCCTCAACCACACCTTCTCATTCCTTTAAGTTCTGGTCTGAATCTCTTATCCTCTCCATCCGTAATCCACTACCGTGCTGCACTATTCAGCATCCTCCCCCATTTCTCTTTTCAACTTCTTTAAAAGTTCTCATTCTTAGTAACATTGGGCTTGATATTAAATTGTTTTGAACACTCACTCAAAGGAATTAGCTGCCTGCCCATTCATGCAAGCATCCTAATTATTCTCCCTCCTGCCTCGGCTGCCTTCATTTGTCCTTTATCCATACTGTCTGGGGTTAGAACAAATTTCCAGAGGGATGGGCTTAAGGTTATATTGTGGGGGATGTTCAAACTCTCTAGTTTAAAAAACCTCACCGTTAACTTTTTGTTCACTATTGGGCTATTCAAAGTTATAAACATTGGAATAAGTGTTATTCTATTACATTTGATCACACGATTGGGATAAAAACAGGATGTTCGTTTGGTAAAATTTCTAATGCAACCACTGTAACACATCTGTCATCACATGGAGAAGATAATGAAGTCAGTTATGAAGGAAAGAGGTATTGGAGTAACCTTAGCTCTAGAAGGCCTACCCAAATTACTCCTGCGTCTGGTGTTAGCACAGCAAGACAGATTACTATTGTGGCTAGATGtgcaatattaataatataactaTCTACTTATTGTAATAAGATCAATGCTATTCCAGAAATATAGGTAGGTCTATGTGCCTTTGAGatatacacaatacattttatCCATCAGTTCAACTAATATGTTTGATGTCATGCCACATGAAAAATACTATTAAATAAGTTAATAAGAACtacataataatacaatttgGCAGATCAAAGTGCTTTTATAGCGTATACAATGCTTCAAGTTTTGAATCATTGACTGCGTGAAATAAGTTTTAATTTCCGTCTCTTGGAGAATGAACGAGATAAAAAACAAAGGAATGTTTAAACATGGATGGTTTTAGAAAAACacgaataaacaaacaaataactcTAAAAGACAAATGTTTCCCTCTAGTGGTATAGGTTATAATTACACCTTTCATGGACAACCTTTGATCGTTCATACATTACTATACAGATGTTGTATGTAACTGTTCGAATCGAATCGAAAATCGAATTCCTGAAAAATCTTTCCTgaccatttacattttattacaaATGACAATGAATTCACATCTATGGACAAAAATAATCCCTAGAAAGCTCCTTACTCTTCAtctgtgagtgcgtgagtgtgtttgttgataCCTTTGGAGGAAAGATTCTTACTcaggttttatatttttaatcatTTGTATTCTAGACTCCAACCTTGCATTACATAAACTCCACAAGGCAAACCCCACAGAGGGACAGCAAAAAAGCCCCACGTTGTTTATACGTTTTTTTTGCCAGTGTCTTAgttttaataatattatattaaaaaaataccctAATAATAGAGTCATATCAATATTGTATTATTTCAACTATGACATGATGGGAAGGAAGGGACTTGTTCCCATCAGACCGGGCTCCAGACCGGTAACAAGTCCCAGCACCAACACTGAACCTATACACCCACACTCTCTAAAGCACTAACCACAGCTACAGACGCACAACAAACCTCTGTGTACACACTAAGTAAAGAATCCTCTTGGGTAAACAGTGTAAAACAAGAAAACCAGAAAAGTAGCGACCGAGGTTGACATTCACATTGCTGAGCACCTCGGCCCCGCCCAAAGACAACCTATCCAGGGGGTCCCGCTGACGAGGGGAGAATCACTTCACATGTCCACGTAGAACACGTCTGCCTCACTGCCAAGTCAGACCGGCCATAAGCACTGAGTCCATTAGGCTCTGTAGAGTGTTTAGCTAAGCCGGCTGGAGATGGCTTGTTCTTTCAGGGCCCTAAATTGAAATTTGTCAACTTCTTGACCAGTGGACAAAAACCCCAATGTCTTTTTAGTTGTTTTCAGAATGGTGCCAGAGCTCTCGATACGTGTGGTTTATTTCTCCAGAGGGCAACACGGGACTCTGGTCATAACTTTTGGATAACCACTTGGAACTTACCTGTCAATGGAAACAACAGAAGATCAATGGACACAAAAGATCAAACATTCACAAGCTGGCAGATGCAAATTAATGATACATTTCAAACTAGATGAAGATTCACAGTTCTCCTCCCATAGCACTTGGAGATCGGCTATGGTGGCATATCGCTGCTAAAAGTCGTGAGCAAAAACCTTGTCCACACACACTACTTACACATTATTGCGCACAAAACATTATTGCAAGCAGTATAACTTCACTCACGCTCATTATTATATCGGGAGAGCAATAATAAAGCCTGTGAGGAACGATTAATTGAGCGCCTACATGAAGTGAAGCAGCATGCAATTAACGCCCCCGTGCACAAAAATTGTTTTCCTGCTTGCTCCGATGTTTTTCTCCTCACGCAATGGTTTTCTTTCTGATACTAAGTGGGCGCGGCCAGCAATGGCCATTGTATACCTAAACGGGATTGGTTGCTCTAACCTATCACGTTTAGACATTGATTTTTCTGTTTGCAAAGAAACAGCCTGGGGAAATCCATGCAACGAGCATTTACATTACTGTggtaataatattataaatacagacatataaaaacagtgaagcgatGGTTTATTAGACTGCATTAGATGATCGCTCCCTTACCATTACACAAAATATCTACAGCAAGGCAATGCAGTATTTTTCGGGATCAGCATTTAACGTTTATATCTCCTGGTCTGTTGATATTCTACTTACTCAAGTTTTGCCAATCTTCAAGGCTGACTATGGTTCACTGTGCCTGATGGTCCTACTTTAATTCATGACAGGCATAGTAATATTTTTTGTTAACGGCAACTGCAAGCTGCCTGATTGCTCTCAAAAGCGTGTTCTGAGACGCCAGCTCTTGAGCATACTCTTGGTTAAATGTCAGCTTGCTTCATGTTACCCAAGTGATCATCCAAGCACTTCAAGAGGGGTTTGCTTGTCCAGCAACACGAAACCAATCACATTAAGAGACACAAAGGCCATTTCTGGCTCAGCCCACCTAATGCCAATAGAAGACCACAGCACTAGGAGAAAATATATCAGAGCGAGGAGAGAAGGCCTCCAAGCGAGCAGGACTTGGAGGCCTTTGCGAGCACGAGAGCAAAGACTGCATTTGTACGCACAGCAGCATCAGTCTCATGCTGCTTCCCCTTAAACTCAATGATGATTTTCTCCTCATTTTCTCCTCAGGCTATATTACAGCTCTCACCTGCAGAGAAATATTGCTTTAAAATGCAGTAAAGTGCACACAATATCTGTTGTGCACGGATGTGTTAGTTGTATGCGCACGCAAAGCCATTTTGGCTCGCCATTTTGAGCAGTGATGAACCACCATAATCTCTAAAGATGTAAACATGTTTCACCCAACTAAATAATTCTGAACCAGAGCCAGAGGCCAATACATCATCACAGTGAATCGGTGTTGCCTGCAAGGACAGTGGGCCCACTCTGCCTGAAGCCACACCAACCCCCATGGAACCTAACCCTCTACCTGATGTGGAGGCTACTTACAGGAAGGCATCAGAGAGACTTCGGCGGTCACCACGCTCTCTAGACCCAGGTTGGAGAGCGCTCCCCTCACCAAACCGCATGAATACGCCAGGTACTGCACAGAGGACCCACAGAAGAGATGTACAGGGACAAAGTTAAAGCCTGGCTGTATTGATGAGTATGGGTCAGGATAGATGCGACTAATTTAAATAgtggctggctgtgtgtgtgtgtgtgtgtgtgtgtgtgtgtgtgtgtgtgtgtgtgtgtgtgtgtgtgtgtgtgtgtgtgtgtgtgtgtgtgtgtgtgtgtgtgtgtgtgtgtgtgtgtgtgtgtgtgtacaacctTGGGGGCCTCTTCCAGATACTGTTTGCCACTTGAGAGTTGAGTCAACAGAACAAACTTGTTGTCCTGGAGCACATAGGTCCCCTGCCAGGGGCCATTCAGTAGTTATTACACAGTGTAAACAGTctctaaatggtaaatggacatCATTTATACAACTTACCTAACCAGTGGCaactcaaagcgcttcacaatgTTGCCTTACActccccccttcacacacacattcacacaccgacggcgaaagccagctcgtcaggagcagtgagagtgaagtgtcttgctcagggacacctcgacatgttaggaggagccggggatcgaactagcaaccttccggttactagCCAATCCGCTCTACCTCTTGAGCCACATGCCTCTCTATGCAGAAGATACATTGAGCTCCTTTTTGATCGATACCCTGGTCAACGTCTTTTGTGTGGTGAACACAGAATTGAACTTATCTGCACAGAATGGCACGCGATTATTGTGTTTTCTTCAGTGGGTTAGATTCACCTGGTGGTTGGTTCGGAGGTTGTCAATCTGCTTCCTGAAGACCTGCGTCCAAAAGTCTTTACAGATGAACTTCATCATGTCCAACTCGTCCTTAAAGCTGGGGGAGTCCCTGGTCATCCTGGCATTAGAGAACCAGTGATTCAGAGGTCAGATCAACAATTAAAGGgttgatatcatgctttttcgacttgctttagactgttatatgacgtatcatgtatatatgttttatgACTGCTAAGCTAGAAAAATGCAAGTCTGAACCAGGGGGAGTATTCGCGCCCACCGAGAACGCCTTGCCAAAAGTGTGTGAAATGGCTCGTTTGCAGTCAAGTACCTCCGTAATAGTGTGACACACGGTCAGAATGTGCAGTGGGcggtgctgaagtgcagaagtcgCGCCCCCCGGCTTCccgcaatgtttacaacttctcggggggggggggggggggggggattttcgGACACAGAACACAGCGTTCCAACAATTGCGACAGAGTGAGcatgctgaccaatcacagcagagtgGGCTACTCGGGAGGGGGGCCTTAAAGCGACATTATACATCTGAATGTTTTTGAAAGACGGTGAAATAGTTTTTTGCAGAAATtaacagtgtgagaataataaggggtatttctaacatacaggcatgtaatcctattctagtagtaccccaaatgcaattattaaccctaaaaaagcatgatatgcaCAACACATTTAGACCCTATATGCAGGGCACAGGAACCAAAAATAATCAAACGGTACCTTTCAATGAGTCCCTGTCCAACTCTGAATCCCATGCCTTCCAGGATGGAGACACATACAGCTCGGTCCTGAACGAAAGGACATATGCAGGGAAACAAACAGAGATTCAAATAAAACAGGACTCAGTGGCAGGACTTTCTATGTCTGTTGAGACAAGATTAGAGGGATCCTTTACAAAGCATAAGTGACTTGAAAGCCtggcaaaaaacaaaacaaaatagaaCTTTTGTCGAGTCTAGATCTATGAATTACCAATTAGACTCACTCAGACAGATCTTCTTAGGTCATTTAGGATCACTACAGGTTGCAGTACAAAATGGAAGTGAACCTCAGTGTGGACAGGTAAAGAGACTGTGGAACATCTAAACACCTAGTAGTGTATCACGATGAGGATGCAGGACTGAAGCTCAACTATTGTTGGTTGGCCTcagtgtttattattatttatgtatgtCTACTGTATATTCTGTAAATGATATGGACAATTATTTTTTGTCCAAAACTAAGTGTGCGTCTACAGCATGGGTAGCTAAATACTCCCAACTTTTTACTAGACAGAACGATGATGTGGAAATGATACGGGGAAGAGGAGAGTAGTGTAACTTAAGACGAACAGAGTCACGTTAACAGTGGTTAAATGGTTCACCATTACCTTGCTATCAAGCTCTCCTTTACTGGAGCGCTGCTCCTTGTAAACATGGCTCACCATCTCCATGTGGAGAAAGTCGAAAAGGACCTCATCTGCCATGTCTGAAACATATACAGGTATAGAGACAGGTTAATTTAGTGTCCGGAGCATCCCCTACCCAGAGCAGACACGACTCACGTTAGCATCCAGCTAACAGAAAGAGGCTGAGATCCACGAGTGATAACGACATTTTGAGATACAATGGAATGAAAACAATCGGATCAATATAATGATTACATATTGGATAAACTAATATAGATCTTTAGAGTTGTTCACCCAAATACATTGTTACAGCCACTTGCTTGCTACCTTTCAGATGTTTCTTTTCCGGCTGTCTGTCGCCCAATGACTGCACGTTACGTCATTATACCACGTGGCCATTGTGTTGGCGAGCTCAGCGCAACTGAATCGGATTGGCTGAGGACCTCCGAGTGGACTTCCTGCTTTATCATGTGATTTGTGCGTTTTCAGTGAAGAGGTATTTGCTTCTATTTTTCTCTAGACTCACTGTATCAATTTACCATAGCGTCAGCCTACAAATCAACTCTCTGCTGTGTAAACGTGCACGCTAGTAGAAGTCCTACTGCTGTCCAAATTGGACTACAGGTTGTGTTTGCATTAAAGGCTAATCTGAGAACTTGTTCCTGTGCAGTGATGTCCAACAGATACCAGATCGTGGTGCAGGGCGAGGCGTCAGAGACAGACTCTGATGATGAGGTGTACATCACCTCCCTGCCGGCAGCTgcccaggctgctgctgctggagccaaGGTGACGGAAACGTGCTCGAGTGTCTGTTTAGGATTATGACAGTTACAAGAGACTTTGACACATGATTTGTCATTATGAGTTAACATTGTTGATTTATTCCACGTTGCTTTAGGATCTACAACTCTCTTGATTCCTCTCAGTATGGCGTATAGGAAAAagcccatgatgcattctgatgtacaagccctgaTGGAGTTCTGTTGACCAATCGAACTCAGTGATTTATTATTCAATTGTTTGCGTTTATATATAAACTGAGAATTTATTTGTATCTAATGTGATGGATTCAGGTCCCCGGCGAGGCCTCTGAGACGGACAGTGAGGGCGAGCTGGATCAGCCTAAGGGACAACCGATTGGTGTTTCTCCAGCAGGGAGCTATGACAACGTTCAGATACTTAGGAGAGACCTGCCTCCCCTCATAGTGGTCAGAGACCACCCTGACATCCAGTCAGTAGTGGAAGATAGATGGAGCCCTGTTCACAGACCCCACGGTGAGGAACTACACAATCATTATCCCTTCATGTACCATGTTTTGCGTGCATATGAGCACCACTCATGCCCACCTAAACCTACATTGTAAATCAAACGGGAACAATTGTGCCAATGACCAAACATTTTATGTTTTTGATTTACACTTCTGCACTCTTGGGGTTAAATCTTTATTGATGAATGCACTTATTTTAAGTTGCTTCGGACAAAAGCATTAGCTTAATCCATATAGTGTTATGTAGGAATATTGTAAACACTAACGATAACATGAACATTGAACATTTGTACCCACGGTAGTATTGTGAATGCACCACAATATGCATTCAATACAATGCATTCACAATACTAACGTGGTTGCAAATGGTCATGTTATCATTATTGTTTAGGTTATACCTTTTCTCttcattttgtgttttgtcTGGCTattaattgttgttgttgttattgatgtTCTAGGGGACACCCTGTTGCAGCAGAAGCTGCAGGAGTCTAACAGCCGTCTGTGTGCCGATGTGGCGCAGACGCTACGGCAGGTCTACGGCAACGCCAGCCGAGAGGTAAGGCTGTGAGCATCCTACGTTCTGACCATCTCCGTCCTCTGTTCTGGACATGTGTTTATAGTGTGATGTTGGCTCCCACAAGATATTCATcaaacaaaagaacaaaaagTGCATTTATTGGTAAGTTTGTgaaatgtatgtatttacatTGACTACATGGGTTCATTACACAACTGTCTTAAAGGACACAGTCAACAAGGTAAAGAATATCACCTTCAACTCTTAACTTGCAGGAGTATCTACCTTTACAGTTTGAACTAATATTTTGTGTCTACTATTTTACCCAGGGTGTCCACGCAtccttaaaagtcttaaaaagtttctaaatttaaggccttaaaaagtcttaaatttgttAGAAATGTCATATGGtggtcttaaatactgtaactcaAGGACTTAAATTTGTTGGGGCgggactatttatttattaatttttctcGTGTGACATTTcaggcttctttcttgctagctgcatatataaatgattatctgcgtgcttgctagctagtctgcgacaATGGGTAGGTGCGAATTCAAGgccagttggctggaagacgtccatTTCCGAAGTTGGCTCGCGTCTGTTGCCAACCCCCACCATCGcgtgttttaggtcttaaatttcattcaaggtggtattaaaaatttgacttgctgaaacctgcagataccctgatTTTACCATATACCACCtacacccccccatcccctatCCCCATGATATATTTTTAATGGGGTTTTAATTGTCAGTTCCTTTGTATTGACCTGATCCCACGTATCGTTGTGGTAGGTACGCAGTGCCACCGTTCAGCTCAACACATCCCAGGCGGCTATCATCAACGCCTCCCACAGCATCAGACTCATCCTGGACGACCTGAAGGCTGTTTCTGAGAAGATTGATAGTATCACCAGCTGCCACCTGCTGCCAGACATCCACATGGGCCCACCTGCGGCCAGCATAGCCCAAGGACCATGAGGGGAGATCCAAGCAAATTTACTATGTTTGGCCGTTTTATATTATTCAGTATTCATTTATAATAACAACATGTATTTAGATCTCGGCATACGAGACAAGCTCCTTATTTGtgtacactatatatatatatttgctaaAGGAATAAATGGTGAAAAGCAGAATAATCTTTCCATTATTTCAATTATTAACCAGATATCTTCTAAAAAGTTATACATTAACCTTATGTCATGAATTTATTCATGATAAACTGATCTAAAAGTCAAAGGcaggaatataaataaatgttgcaATGCACTGATATTGCCAGATTTTTTAAATCCATATCAGATTGATCCTGATGTTTTGATTATAATATAACACAATGCTATTTTGTTATATTAGTATTACGTATGGCACTGCATATAGTACTGCATATATATGCAGTTGGGTGTTATTTTGCTAGGTTGTTATTAACTGTTTGCTATGTTGCTATGAACAAAGACCAATGCTGAAGGATTAAACTACGATGACTCGGTGGTCAAGGCTTCCATCCACTGAAGATCCGCCCGGTTCTTTTCGTGTCGGTGTCATCCGTGTTTACAAAATATATGTACACCGCCATCATCAGTAGGAGGTTCAACGCAGTGGCCGCGACGCCTATCATTGTGCAGACGTGATCAAAGTCCGTATCACAGCAGCCCATGTCCTCATCATCAGTCGAGGTCACCGCTGCCTCAGCAGGCACACGCGCAGGGTCCCCCATCTAGGTAAATGTAATCAGAGATATCGAGAGCAGCCGGTTAATGTGGCTTTGCTTATAATGGTAAATTAATATTAGTTAAAAGACAAAAAGAATGCCTGATGTATTTACTTAATCCTACCACCGGGGGATGCTGTGGCAAGGGAAGAAGAGATCTATTCTATTCTACTTTTAACGCTATTTCCTTCCTTGTTTATCTGCATATTGCTACACTTTGTACTTCCAAAAAAGCTCTTCAAATTAACTTATTACAAGCACAGTACATGAATATGATAACCTACATAAACTTTGAACATTTAAACAATAAACCTTTGACTTGTTGAGCTGTAGACAGAACAAAAAGATACCTCAATAATATCCTCAGCCATATTTATCTGTTTTTCTTGGGTCTCCACTGGTGAAGATAAGGCTTCCATTTTTCCACTTTTCAAGTAAACGCCTTCAGACTTTATTGACTTGAGGTCCCAGCTGTAGAAATGTCTTCCGAACGGAAGAGTGTAAAGGGCTGGTCAGCTGCACCCTTCTATTTCTGAGTTAGGCCAtttatagctgtgtgtgtgtgtgtttgtgtgggaatgtctgtttgtctgtgtgtgtgtgtgtgtgtgtgtgtgtgtgtgtgtgtgtgtgtgtgtgtgtgtgtgtgtgtgtgtgtgcgtgttatcaCTGTCAGACAATTTAATAGGACTACAACCATGTTGTAGCTGCCCAACTGCCCTAAC harbors:
- the trappc6bl gene encoding trafficking protein particle complex subunit 6B, like isoform X1; its protein translation is MYLDMADEVLFDFLHMEMVSHVYKEQRSSKGELDSKDRAVCVSILEGMGFRVGQGLIERMTRDSPSFKDELDMMKFICKDFWTQVFRKQIDNLRTNHQGTYVLQDNKFVLLTQLSSGKQYLEEAPKYLAYSCGLVRGALSNLGLESVVTAEVSLMPSCKFQVVIQKL
- the trappc6bl gene encoding trafficking protein particle complex subunit 6B, like isoform X2, which codes for MADEVLFDFLHMEMVSHVYKEQRSSKGELDSKDRAVCVSILEGMGFRVGQGLIERMTRDSPSFKDELDMMKFICKDFWTQVFRKQIDNLRTNHQGTYVLQDNKFVLLTQLSSGKQYLEEAPKYLAYSCGLVRGALSNLGLESVVTAEVSLMPSCKFQVVIQKL
- the bloc1s3 gene encoding biogenesis of lysosome-related organelles complex 1 subunit 3; this translates as MSNRYQIVVQGEASETDSDDEVYITSLPAAAQAAAAGAKVPGEASETDSEGELDQPKGQPIGVSPAGSYDNVQILRRDLPPLIVVRDHPDIQSVVEDRWSPVHRPHGDTLLQQKLQESNSRLCADVAQTLRQVYGNASREVRSATVQLNTSQAAIINASHSIRLILDDLKAVSEKIDSITSCHLLPDIHMGPPAASIAQGP